A part of Streptomyces sp. DSM 40750 genomic DNA contains:
- a CDS encoding HTH domain-containing protein translates to MTEATDLAERAGDRDPRVGLRAVAALRRLLEQLESVQVRSARNQGWSWQEIATELGVSRQAVHKKYGRH, encoded by the coding sequence ATGACCGAAGCAACGGATCTCGCCGAGCGCGCGGGCGATCGTGACCCCCGGGTCGGGCTGCGGGCTGTCGCCGCGCTGCGGAGGCTGCTGGAGCAGTTGGAGTCGGTGCAGGTGCGCAGCGCGCGCAACCAGGGCTGGTCGTGGCAGGAGATCGCCACGGAACTCGGAGTGAGCAGGCAGGCCGTGCACAAGAAGTACGGGAGGCATTGA
- a CDS encoding response regulator transcription factor has translation MEQTHTSHSSTTATPGAQRRVLVVEDDPTIVDAIAARLRAEGFVVQTASDGPAAVDTAEAWQPDLLILDIMLPGFDGLEVCRRVQAQRPVPVLMLTARDDETDMLVGLGVGADDYMTKPFSMRELAARVHVLLRRVERAALAATTPRSGILRLGELEIDHAQRRVRVRSEDVHLTPTEFDLLVCLANTPRAVLSREQLLAEVWDWADASGTRTVDSHIKALRRKIGAERIRTVHGVGYALETPAP, from the coding sequence ATGGAGCAGACACACACCTCCCACAGCAGCACCACGGCGACGCCTGGCGCACAGCGCCGGGTGCTCGTGGTCGAGGACGACCCGACGATCGTCGACGCCATCGCGGCCCGCCTGCGCGCCGAGGGTTTCGTCGTACAGACCGCGTCCGACGGGCCGGCCGCGGTCGACACCGCGGAGGCCTGGCAGCCCGACCTGCTGATCCTCGACATCATGCTGCCCGGCTTCGACGGCCTGGAGGTGTGCAGGCGCGTCCAGGCCCAGCGGCCCGTCCCCGTGCTGATGCTCACCGCCCGGGACGACGAGACGGACATGCTGGTCGGGCTCGGCGTCGGCGCCGACGACTACATGACCAAGCCGTTCTCCATGCGTGAACTGGCCGCGCGCGTACACGTCCTGCTGCGCCGGGTGGAGCGGGCCGCGCTGGCCGCCACCACGCCGCGCTCGGGCATCCTGCGCCTCGGCGAGCTGGAGATCGACCACGCGCAGCGCCGGGTCCGGGTGCGCAGCGAGGACGTACACCTCACGCCCACCGAGTTCGACCTCCTCGTATGCCTCGCGAACACCCCGCGTGCCGTACTCTCGCGCGAGCAGCTGCTCGCCGAGGTGTGGGACTGGGCGGACGCGTCCGGGACGCGGACCGTGGACAGTCATATCAAGGCGCTGCGGCGGAAGATCGGCGCGGAGCGGATCCGCACGGTGCACGGCGTCGGGTACGCCCTGGAGACCCCGGCCCCCTGA
- a CDS encoding DUF6104 family protein, translating to MYFTDRGIEELEKRRGEEEVTFGWLAEQLRTFVDLNPDFEVPVERLATWLARLDDEDEDE from the coding sequence ATGTACTTCACGGACCGTGGCATCGAGGAACTGGAGAAGCGGCGCGGCGAGGAGGAGGTCACCTTTGGGTGGCTGGCCGAGCAGCTGCGGACGTTCGTGGATCTGAATCCGGACTTCGAGGTGCCGGTGGAGCGGCTGGCGACGTGGCTGGCGCGGCTGGACGACGAGGACGAGGACGAGTAG
- a CDS encoding zinc-binding dehydrogenase, whose product MFAAYAARIDRDQPLNGLELGDRPAPDPRPGWTTVKVKAASLNHHDLWSLRGVGLAEDKLPMILGCDAAGVDEDGNEVVLHSVIGQTGHGVGPNEPRSILTERYQGTFAELVSVPTWNVLPKPKELSFEEAACLPTAWLTAYRMLFTNAGVRPGDSVLVQGAGGGVATAAIVLGKAAGLRVYATSRDEAKRKRALELGAVEALESGARLPQRVDAVIETVGAATWSHSVKSLRPGGSLVISGATSGDRPSHAELTRIFFLELKVVGSTMGTKDELEDLLSFCAATGVRPVIDEVLPLDRAREGFERLESGSQFGKVVLTNP is encoded by the coding sequence ATGTTCGCTGCCTATGCCGCCCGCATCGACCGTGACCAACCGCTCAACGGACTGGAGTTGGGCGACCGCCCGGCACCGGACCCGAGGCCGGGCTGGACGACCGTCAAGGTGAAGGCCGCCTCGCTGAACCACCACGACCTGTGGTCGCTGCGGGGCGTCGGCCTCGCGGAGGACAAGCTGCCCATGATCCTCGGCTGCGACGCCGCCGGTGTCGACGAGGACGGCAACGAGGTCGTGCTGCACTCGGTGATCGGCCAGACCGGCCACGGCGTCGGCCCCAACGAACCCCGCTCCATCCTCACCGAGCGCTACCAGGGCACCTTCGCCGAACTCGTCTCCGTCCCCACCTGGAACGTGCTCCCCAAGCCCAAGGAGCTCTCCTTCGAAGAGGCCGCCTGCCTGCCCACCGCCTGGCTGACGGCGTACCGCATGCTCTTCACCAACGCGGGCGTACGCCCCGGCGACTCCGTTCTCGTCCAGGGCGCCGGCGGCGGTGTCGCCACCGCCGCGATCGTGCTCGGCAAGGCGGCCGGTCTGCGGGTCTACGCCACCAGCCGGGACGAGGCCAAGCGCAAGCGGGCCCTGGAGCTGGGCGCGGTGGAGGCGCTGGAGTCGGGGGCGCGGCTGCCGCAGCGCGTCGACGCGGTCATCGAGACCGTCGGTGCCGCCACATGGTCCCACTCGGTGAAGTCGCTGCGCCCCGGCGGCAGCCTCGTCATCTCGGGCGCCACCAGCGGCGACCGCCCCTCCCACGCCGAACTGACCCGCATCTTCTTCCTCGAACTCAAGGTCGTCGGCTCCACCATGGGCACCAAGGACGAACTGGAGGACCTCCTCTCCTTCTGTGCCGCGACCGGCGTCCGCCCCGTCATCGACGAGGTGCTGCCCCTGGACCGTGCCCGCGAGGGGTTCGAGCGCCTGGAGTCCGGCTCCCAGTTCGGCAAGGTCGTGCTCACCAACCCCTGA
- a CDS encoding spermidine synthase, which produces MPITDEPEVIDRREGPYGEVVLRRHGELLQIIANGCFLMDTSDGRSERLLVDAALDALTGRSQPSVLIGGLGVGFSLAHAAADPRWGPITVVEREPSVIEWHRAGPLAAVSADALADPRTEIVEADLIAYVNETSATFDALCLDIDNGPDWTVSEGNGSLYSPAGLASCARVLRPGGVLAVWSARPSAEFEETLGNAGFQQVRTEEIPVARGVPDVVHLAVRPG; this is translated from the coding sequence ATGCCCATCACCGACGAACCCGAAGTCATCGACCGGCGCGAGGGCCCCTACGGCGAGGTCGTGCTGCGGCGGCACGGAGAGCTGCTGCAGATCATCGCCAACGGGTGCTTCCTGATGGACACCTCGGACGGGCGCTCCGAACGCCTGTTGGTCGACGCCGCCCTCGACGCGCTGACCGGCCGTTCTCAGCCAAGTGTGCTGATCGGCGGTCTGGGCGTCGGTTTCTCCCTCGCACACGCGGCCGCGGACCCACGCTGGGGTCCGATCACGGTTGTCGAACGCGAACCCTCCGTCATCGAATGGCACCGCGCGGGACCGCTGGCCGCGGTGTCCGCCGACGCTCTCGCGGACCCTCGTACCGAGATCGTGGAAGCGGATCTCATCGCATACGTCAATGAGACATCCGCCACGTTCGACGCGCTCTGCCTGGACATCGACAACGGGCCCGACTGGACGGTCTCCGAGGGCAACGGAAGCCTGTACTCACCGGCCGGACTGGCAAGCTGCGCAAGGGTGTTGAGGCCTGGTGGGGTGCTTGCCGTGTGGTCGGCGCGGCCATCTGCGGAATTCGAGGAAACCTTGGGGAATGCCGGGTTCCAACAGGTGCGTACCGAAGAGATCCCGGTTGCCCGAGGAGTTCCGGACGTCGTACACCTCGCGGTAAGACCTGGATAG
- a CDS encoding DUF4097 family beta strand repeat-containing protein, translating into MSEWCVAEPRKLTFDEPVTTLHVHVVNGTVNVVGTDEGSARLEVSDVEGPPLTVTQRDGTLTVAYDDLPWNGFLKWLDRKGRRRDVLVSLAVPTGTRVEVGVVGATAVVSGLHGRTEVKGISGDTTLVGLSGPVRATTVSGNVEAQALTGDLRLSSVSGDLTVVEGSCATVKADSVSGSIILDLGPMDRPTDVGLTSVSGEIAIRLPHSTDAEVEANTAGGTISHAFDGLRVSGPWGAHKVTGRLGTGDGRLKATTVTGSIALLRRPPAEDEPWDEGPWAEEPGSGGDSPALPTDSSVPPIIPSTATSDSPNSSGSPDSSDSPDSCGSPDGSVGRAAPAVPADASPEGSGAGSDDGGPGGTTPRTTDKKVF; encoded by the coding sequence ATGTCCGAGTGGTGCGTCGCCGAGCCGCGGAAGCTCACGTTCGACGAACCGGTGACGACGCTGCACGTGCACGTCGTCAACGGAACGGTGAACGTCGTGGGCACCGACGAGGGTTCCGCCCGCCTGGAGGTCTCCGACGTGGAGGGGCCACCGCTGACGGTGACACAGAGGGACGGCACGCTGACCGTGGCCTATGACGACCTGCCCTGGAATGGCTTCCTGAAGTGGCTCGACCGTAAGGGCCGGCGGCGCGACGTGCTGGTCTCGCTCGCCGTCCCGACGGGTACCCGGGTCGAGGTGGGCGTGGTCGGCGCCACCGCCGTCGTGTCCGGCCTGCACGGGCGTACGGAGGTGAAGGGCATCTCGGGCGACACCACTTTGGTCGGCCTGTCGGGACCCGTGCGCGCGACGACCGTGTCGGGGAACGTGGAGGCGCAGGCCCTCACGGGTGATCTCCGGCTCAGCTCCGTCTCCGGCGACCTGACCGTCGTAGAGGGCTCCTGCGCCACCGTGAAGGCCGACTCGGTGAGCGGCTCGATCATCCTCGACCTCGGTCCCATGGACCGCCCCACCGACGTCGGCCTCACCAGCGTCTCCGGTGAGATCGCCATCCGCCTCCCCCACTCCACCGATGCCGAGGTCGAGGCCAACACCGCCGGCGGCACCATCTCCCACGCCTTCGACGGCCTCCGCGTCAGCGGCCCCTGGGGCGCCCACAAGGTCACCGGCCGCCTCGGCACGGGCGACGGCCGCCTCAAGGCCACGACCGTCACCGGCTCGATCGCCCTCCTCCGCAGGCCTCCGGCGGAGGACGAGCCGTGGGATGAAGGGCCGTGGGCCGAGGAGCCGGGGAGCGGTGGCGACTCCCCCGCCCTGCCCACGGACTCCTCCGTTCCGCCTATCATCCCGTCCACCGCCACCTCCGATTCCCCCAACTCCTCTGGCTCCCCCGACTCCTCTGACTCTCCCGACTCGTGCGGCTCGCCCGACGGCTCGGTCGGCCGAGCGGCGCCCGCTGTGCCTGCCGACGCCTCGCCGGAGGGTTCGGGTGCCGGTTCGGACGACGGCGGCCCCGGCGGTACGACCCCTCGCACAACCGACAAGAAGGTGTTCTGA
- a CDS encoding sensor histidine kinase, producing the protein MSGVGDPRSRNLGGAQSRKGAGPLSGLRPFSIKTKLGALVVISVLITTGLSMIAVHTKTELRFITVFSMIATLLITQFVAHSLTAPLDEMNAVARSISRGDYTRRVSENRRDELGDLAHTINLMADELEAQDHQRKELVANVSHELRTPIAGLRAVLENIVDGVTQADPETMRTALKQTERLGRLVETLLDLSRLDNGVVPLRHRRFEVWPYLSGVLKEAQMVSSARGGITSGSGNHTRTDVHLHLDVHPPELTANADPERIHQVVANLIDNAVKHSPAHGRVTVKARRGPTPESLDLEVLDEGPGIPESEWHRVFERFNRGAVSSPHGPGSDGGTGLGLAIARWAVDLHGGRIGVAESPKGCRIQVVLPGIPPHGALRAP; encoded by the coding sequence ATGAGCGGAGTCGGTGACCCACGGTCGCGGAACCTCGGTGGCGCGCAGTCACGGAAGGGCGCGGGACCGCTCAGCGGTCTGCGTCCCTTCTCGATCAAGACGAAGCTCGGCGCGCTCGTCGTCATCTCGGTCCTGATCACGACCGGTCTGTCGATGATCGCGGTGCACACGAAGACCGAGCTGCGCTTCATCACGGTCTTCTCGATGATCGCCACGCTCCTGATTACGCAGTTCGTGGCCCATTCGCTCACCGCCCCCCTGGACGAGATGAACGCCGTCGCCCGGTCCATCTCGCGCGGCGACTACACCCGGCGGGTCAGCGAGAACCGCCGGGACGAGCTGGGTGACCTCGCCCACACGATCAATCTCATGGCCGACGAGCTGGAGGCCCAGGACCACCAGCGCAAGGAGCTCGTGGCGAATGTCTCCCACGAGCTCCGCACGCCCATCGCCGGCCTCCGCGCCGTCCTGGAGAACATCGTCGACGGCGTCACCCAGGCCGACCCCGAGACGATGCGCACGGCCCTGAAGCAGACGGAACGCCTGGGCCGCCTGGTGGAGACCCTCCTGGACCTCTCGCGCCTGGACAACGGCGTGGTCCCGCTCCGCCACCGCCGCTTCGAGGTCTGGCCGTACCTCTCGGGCGTCCTGAAGGAGGCCCAGATGGTCTCGTCGGCGCGCGGAGGGATCACCTCCGGCTCCGGCAACCACACCCGTACGGACGTCCACCTGCACCTGGACGTCCACCCGCCGGAGCTGACGGCCAACGCGGACCCCGAACGCATCCACCAGGTCGTCGCCAACCTCATCGACAACGCGGTCAAGCACAGCCCGGCGCACGGCCGCGTGACGGTGAAGGCCCGCCGAGGCCCCACCCCCGAGTCCCTGGACCTCGAAGTCCTGGACGAGGGCCCCGGCATCCCCGAATCCGAATGGCACCGCGTCTTCGAACGCTTCAACCGAGGCGCGGTCAGCTCCCCCCACGGCCCCGGCAGCGACGGCGGCACGGGCCTCGGCCTGGCGATCGCCCGCTGGGCGGTGGACCTCCACGGTGGCCGCATCGGCGTGGCCGAGTCCCCGAAGGGCTGCCGTATCCAGGTGGTCCTGCCGGGCATCCCGCCCCATGGGGCCCTACGGGCCCCCTAA
- a CDS encoding helix-turn-helix transcriptional regulator, which translates to MPPVFAHGRLRLYLLKLLDEAPRHGYEVIRLLEERFQGLYAPSAGTVYPRLAKLEAEGLVTHTTEGGRKVYAITDAGRAELADRSGELADLELEIRESVAELAAEIRADVRGAVGNLRREMRAAASEARKGNGTGGGEQGPLGEFGEYADKESWRAAKEEMRRVKQEWKEQARRAKDESRRAREEAQRARRQANEAQERARTQAQEELQRIAKRVQDHVQDHFTRGDWPTGVREGLTELAKEFGEFGKDFGKEFGKDFGFGRTGAESGSGTTATKGGAGAGTGIGEPEYTTTPDDFPADYEPAWVHETPTGDPARDLYRLLDRFRDDIRDAARDHGVTEDQLRDARRHLSTAAAHIGAVLRVPKG; encoded by the coding sequence ATGCCTCCCGTCTTCGCCCACGGACGCCTGCGGCTGTATCTGCTGAAGCTGCTGGACGAGGCGCCGCGCCACGGCTACGAGGTGATCCGCCTGCTGGAGGAGCGCTTCCAGGGGCTGTACGCCCCCTCGGCCGGCACGGTCTACCCCCGCCTGGCCAAGCTGGAGGCCGAGGGCCTGGTCACCCACACCACCGAGGGCGGCCGCAAGGTGTACGCGATCACGGACGCCGGCCGCGCCGAACTGGCCGACCGCAGCGGCGAGTTGGCTGACCTGGAGCTGGAGATCCGCGAGTCGGTGGCCGAACTGGCCGCCGAGATCCGGGCCGATGTACGGGGCGCGGTGGGCAACCTGCGCCGCGAGATGCGGGCGGCGGCCTCCGAGGCCCGCAAGGGCAACGGAACGGGCGGCGGCGAGCAAGGGCCGCTGGGGGAGTTCGGGGAGTACGCCGACAAGGAGTCCTGGCGCGCCGCCAAGGAGGAGATGCGCCGCGTCAAGCAGGAGTGGAAGGAGCAGGCCCGGCGCGCGAAGGACGAGAGCCGACGGGCCCGCGAGGAGGCCCAGCGCGCCCGCCGTCAGGCCAACGAGGCTCAGGAGCGGGCCCGTACCCAGGCCCAGGAGGAGCTGCAGCGCATCGCCAAGCGGGTCCAGGACCACGTCCAGGACCACTTCACCCGGGGCGACTGGCCGACGGGGGTGCGCGAGGGACTGACCGAACTGGCCAAGGAGTTCGGCGAGTTCGGCAAGGACTTCGGAAAGGAGTTCGGCAAGGACTTCGGCTTCGGCCGCACGGGGGCGGAGTCCGGCTCAGGAACCACCGCTACGAAGGGCGGCGCGGGAGCCGGAACGGGCATCGGGGAGCCCGAGTACACGACCACTCCCGACGACTTCCCCGCCGACTACGAGCCCGCCTGGGTCCACGAGACCCCCACGGGCGACCCGGCCCGCGATCTCTACCGCCTCCTGGACCGCTTCCGCGACGACATCCGCGACGCGGCCCGCGACCACGGCGTGACAGAGGACCAGCTCCGCGACGCCCGCCGCCATCTGTCAACGGCGGCGGCCCACATCGGAGCGGTGCTGCGGGTGCCCAAGGGGTAA
- a CDS encoding Clp protease N-terminal domain-containing protein: protein MFERFTKDARAVVLGALDHAERSHANEVTEEHLLLSLLDRKASRASFALAALGLTDRRDSVVRALAEARRRGGFSRADMDALSGLGIDLSEIVSRVEEAHGVGALESGRKGNRNGWGLRSGHRPFTRDAKDVLTRSLRTAHAHRDLPHARIRSRGGTTIIGDEHLLLALTTRPGALAEVLADHGVTYEALERVLYGAGEAKAG, encoded by the coding sequence ATGTTCGAACGGTTCACGAAAGACGCCCGCGCCGTGGTCCTGGGAGCGCTCGACCACGCCGAACGCTCCCACGCGAACGAGGTGACCGAAGAGCACCTCCTTCTCTCGCTGCTGGACCGAAAGGCCAGCCGTGCCTCGTTCGCCCTGGCCGCGCTGGGGCTGACCGACCGCCGCGACTCCGTGGTGCGGGCCCTGGCCGAGGCGCGCCGCCGGGGTGGTTTCTCCCGCGCCGACATGGACGCCCTCTCCGGCCTGGGCATCGACCTCTCGGAGATCGTCTCCCGGGTCGAAGAGGCCCATGGGGTGGGTGCGTTGGAGTCGGGCAGGAAGGGCAACCGCAATGGCTGGGGGCTCCGCTCGGGCCACCGTCCCTTCACCCGCGACGCCAAGGACGTCCTCACCCGCTCCCTCCGCACCGCCCACGCCCACCGCGATCTCCCCCACGCTCGAATCCGCTCGCGCGGGGGGACCACCATCATCGGCGACGAACACCTCCTCCTCGCCCTCACCACCCGCCCCGGGGCCCTGGCCGAGGTCCTCGCGGACCATGGGGTGACGTATGAGGCGCTGGAGCGGGTCCTGTACGGCGCCGGGGAGGCCAAGGCGGGGTGA
- a CDS encoding multifunctional oxoglutarate decarboxylase/oxoglutarate dehydrogenase thiamine pyrophosphate-binding subunit/dihydrolipoyllysine-residue succinyltransferase subunit: MSPQSPSNSSISTDSDQAGKNPAAAFGPNEWLVDEIYQQYLQDPNSVDRAWWDFFADYKPGAAAASAPASTAATGAAATVTPAAPAAPAAPAAPAAPAPAAPKPAAAAPAPAPAKPAAAAPAKPAAAPAKQVAPAAPAEGPELITLRGPAAAVAKNMNASLELPTATSVRAVPVKLLFDNRIVINNHLKRARGGKISFTHLIGYAMVQAIKTMPSMNWHYAEKDGKPTLVKPPHVNFGLAIDLVKPNGDRQLVVAGIKKAETLNFFEFWQAYEDIVRRARDGKLTMDDFTGVTVSLTNPGGLGTVHSVPRLMPGQSVIMGVGSMDYPAEFQGTSQDTLNKLGISKVMTLTSTYDHRVIQGAASGEFLRMVANRLLGESGFYDDIFEALRIPYEPVRWLKDIDASHDDDVTKAARVFELIHSYRVRGHVMADTDPLEYRQRKHPDLDITEHGLTLWDLEREFAVGGFAGKSLMKLRDILGVLRDSYCRTTGIEFMHIQDPKQRKWIQDRIERPHTKPEREEQLRILRRLNAAEAFETFLQTKYVGQKRFSLEGGESVIPLLDAVIDSAAESRLDEVVIGMAHRGRLNVLANIVGKSYAQIFREFEGNLDPKSMHGSGDVKYHLGAEGTFTGLDGEQIKVSLAANPSHLETVDPVIEGIARAKQDIINKGGTDFTVLPVALHGDAAFAGQGVVAETLNMSQLRGYRTGGTVHIVINNQVGFTAAPESSRSSMYATDVARMIEAPIFHVNGDDPEAVVRVARLAFEFRQAFNKDVVIDLICYRRRGHNESDNPAFTQPLMYDLIDKKRSVRKLYTESLIGRGDITVEEAEQALQDYQGQLEKVFTEVREAVTAQPSSGPVSDPQAEFPVTVNTAISAEVVKRIAESQVNIPDTFHVHPRLLPQLQRRAAMVEDGTIDWGMGETLAVGSLLLEGTPVRLSGQDSQRGTFGQRHAVLINRETGEEHTPLQYLAEEQARYNVYNSLLSEYAVMGFEYGYSLARPDALVMWEAQFGDFVNGAQTVVDEYISAAEQKWGQTSGVTLLLPHGYEGQGPDHSSARVERFLQLCAQNNMTVAMPTLPSNYFHLLRWQVHNPHHKPLVVFTPKSMLRLKAAASKTEEFTTGQFRPVIGDSTVDAAAVKKVVFCAGKVYYDLDAERQKRGVTDTAIIRVERLYPLPGAELQAEIAKYPNAEKYLWTQEEPANQGAWPFIALNLIDHLDLAVGADVPHGERLRRISRPHGSSPAVGSAKRHQAEQEQLVREVFEA, encoded by the coding sequence GTGTCGCCACAGTCCCCCAGTAACTCGAGCATCTCGACCGACTCAGACCAAGCGGGTAAGAACCCCGCCGCGGCCTTCGGTCCGAACGAGTGGCTCGTCGACGAGATCTATCAGCAGTACCTCCAGGATCCGAACTCGGTAGACCGAGCCTGGTGGGACTTCTTCGCCGATTACAAGCCGGGCGCAGCTGCCGCCTCGGCTCCGGCGAGCACTGCGGCCACGGGGGCCGCAGCGACCGTCACACCCGCGGCACCCGCCGCCCCGGCCGCACCCGCCGCCCCGGCCGCGCCCGCTCCGGCCGCCCCGAAGCCCGCCGCCGCTGCCCCGGCCCCGGCCCCCGCGAAGCCCGCGGCCGCCGCGCCCGCCAAGCCGGCCGCCGCCCCCGCGAAGCAGGTCGCGCCAGCCGCGCCCGCCGAGGGCCCGGAGCTGATCACGCTGCGCGGCCCCGCCGCCGCGGTCGCGAAGAACATGAACGCCTCCCTGGAGCTGCCCACGGCCACGTCCGTGCGCGCCGTCCCGGTGAAGCTGCTGTTCGACAACCGCATCGTCATCAACAACCACCTGAAGCGCGCCCGGGGCGGGAAGATCTCCTTCACGCACCTGATCGGCTACGCGATGGTGCAGGCCATCAAGACGATGCCGTCGATGAACTGGCACTACGCGGAGAAGGACGGGAAGCCCACCCTCGTCAAGCCGCCGCACGTCAACTTCGGCCTCGCCATCGACCTGGTGAAGCCCAACGGCGACCGCCAGCTGGTCGTCGCGGGCATCAAGAAGGCCGAGACGCTGAACTTCTTCGAGTTCTGGCAGGCCTACGAGGACATCGTCCGCCGCGCCCGTGACGGCAAGCTGACGATGGACGACTTCACCGGCGTCACGGTCTCCCTGACCAACCCCGGCGGCCTCGGCACCGTCCACTCCGTGCCCCGCCTGATGCCCGGCCAGTCGGTCATCATGGGCGTCGGCTCCATGGACTACCCGGCCGAGTTCCAGGGCACCTCCCAGGACACGCTCAACAAGCTCGGCATCTCGAAGGTCATGACGCTCACGTCGACCTACGACCACCGGGTCATCCAGGGCGCCGCCTCCGGCGAGTTCCTGCGGATGGTCGCGAACCGCCTCCTCGGCGAGAGCGGCTTCTACGACGACATCTTCGAGGCCCTGCGCATCCCCTACGAGCCGGTCCGCTGGCTCAAGGACATCGACGCCAGCCACGACGACGACGTCACGAAGGCCGCCCGTGTCTTCGAGCTGATCCACTCCTACCGGGTCCGCGGCCACGTCATGGCCGACACCGACCCGCTGGAGTACCGCCAGCGCAAGCACCCCGACCTGGACATCACCGAGCACGGGCTCACCCTGTGGGACCTGGAGCGCGAGTTCGCGGTCGGCGGTTTCGCCGGCAAGTCCCTGATGAAGCTCCGCGACATCCTCGGTGTCCTGCGTGACTCGTACTGCCGTACGACCGGTATCGAGTTCATGCACATCCAGGACCCGAAGCAGCGCAAGTGGATCCAGGACCGCATCGAGCGCCCGCACACCAAGCCGGAGCGCGAGGAGCAGCTGCGCATCCTGCGCCGGCTGAACGCGGCGGAGGCCTTCGAGACCTTCCTGCAGACGAAGTACGTCGGCCAGAAGCGCTTCTCGCTCGAAGGCGGCGAGTCGGTCATCCCGCTCCTCGACGCGGTCATCGACAGCGCGGCGGAGTCCCGTCTCGACGAGGTCGTCATCGGCATGGCCCACCGCGGCCGTCTGAACGTCCTGGCGAACATCGTCGGCAAGTCGTACGCGCAGATCTTCCGGGAGTTCGAGGGCAACCTCGACCCGAAGTCGATGCACGGCTCCGGCGACGTGAAGTACCACCTGGGCGCCGAGGGCACGTTCACGGGCCTGGACGGCGAGCAGATCAAGGTCTCGCTGGCCGCCAACCCGTCCCACCTGGAGACGGTCGACCCGGTCATCGAGGGCATCGCCCGCGCCAAGCAGGACATCATCAACAAGGGCGGCACGGACTTCACGGTCCTGCCGGTCGCCCTGCACGGCGACGCGGCCTTCGCGGGCCAGGGCGTGGTGGCCGAGACCCTCAACATGTCGCAGCTGCGCGGCTACCGCACCGGCGGCACGGTCCACATCGTCATCAACAACCAGGTCGGCTTCACGGCGGCTCCCGAGTCGTCGCGTTCCTCGATGTACGCCACGGACGTGGCCCGCATGATCGAGGCCCCGATCTTCCACGTGAACGGCGACGACCCGGAGGCCGTGGTCCGCGTCGCGCGTCTGGCCTTCGAGTTCCGCCAGGCGTTCAACAAGGACGTCGTGATCGACCTCATCTGCTACCGCCGCCGCGGTCACAACGAGTCGGACAACCCGGCCTTCACCCAGCCGCTGATGTACGACCTGATCGACAAGAAGCGCTCGGTGCGCAAGCTGTACACCGAGTCCCTGATCGGTCGCGGCGACATCACCGTGGAAGAGGCCGAGCAGGCCCTGCAGGACTACCAGGGCCAGCTGGAGAAGGTCTTCACGGAGGTCCGCGAGGCCGTCACGGCCCAGCCGAGCTCGGGACCTGTGTCGGACCCGCAGGCGGAGTTCCCGGTCACCGTGAACACCGCGATCTCCGCGGAGGTCGTGAAGCGGATCGCCGAGTCCCAGGTCAACATCCCCGACACCTTCCACGTACACCCGCGTCTGCTGCCGCAGCTGCAGCGCCGGGCGGCGATGGTCGAGGACGGCACGATCGACTGGGGCATGGGCGAGACCCTCGCCGTCGGCTCCCTCCTCCTGGAGGGCACCCCGGTCCGCCTGTCCGGCCAGGACTCCCAGCGCGGCACCTTCGGCCAGCGCCACGCGGTCCTCATCAACCGCGAGACGGGCGAGGAGCACACCCCGCTCCAGTACCTCGCCGAGGAGCAGGCGCGCTACAACGTCTACAACTCCCTCCTGTCCGAGTACGCGGTCATGGGCTTCGAGTACGGCTACTCGCTGGCCCGCCCCGACGCGCTCGTGATGTGGGAGGCGCAGTTCGGCGACTTCGTCAACGGCGCGCAGACGGTGGTCGACGAGTACATCTCGGCGGCCGAGCAGAAGTGGGGTCAGACGAGCGGCGTGACGCTCCTCCTCCCCCACGGCTACGAGGGCCAGGGCCCGGACCACTCCTCGGCCCGTGTCGAACGCTTCCTCCAGCTCTGCGCCCAGAACAACATGACGGTCGCCATGCCGACGCTGCCGTCGAACTACTTCCACCTCCTGCGGTGGCAGGTGCACAACCCGCACCACAAGCCGTTGGTGGTCTTCACCCCGAAGTCGATGCTGCGCCTCAAGGCCGCCGCGTCGAAGACGGAGGAGTTCACGACGGGCCAGTTCCGCCCGGTCATCGGCGACTCCACGGTCGACGCGGCCGCGGTCAAGAAGGTCGTCTTCTGCGCCGGCAAGGTCTACTACGACCTCGACGCCGAACGTCAGAAGCGCGGTGTCACGGACACGGCGATCATCCGCGTCGAGCGCCTGTACCCCCTCCCGGGTGCCGAGCTCCAGGCCGAGATCGCCAAGTACCCGAACGCCGAGAAGTACCTCTGGACCCAGGAGGAGCCGGCGAACCAGGGTGCCTGGCCGTTCATCGCCCTCAACCTGATCGACCACCTCGACCTCGCGGTCGGCGCGGACGTCCCCCACGGCGAGCGTCTGCGCCGCATCTCCCGTCCGCACGGCTCGTCGCCGGCGGTGGGTTCGGCGAAGCGGCACCAGGCCGAGCAGGAGCAGTTGGTGCGTGAGGTGTTCGAGGCGTAA